The window TTATAGTTGTCAAATAAATTTAAATAAAAGTTGGACAAAATAAATTTACGTCATTCTTTAATTTAACTTTTTTTGTTTAACTTTGACTTATAAATAATTAGACAATGAGTAAATACACAATGGCACAAATTGTGACTTTAACAGGAATAAAAGCGCATACCTTACGGAAATGGGAGACTAGATATAGTTTTTTAGATCCAGAGCGGACGGATACTAATATTAGGTATTATTCAGATAGTCAATTGAAAAAGTTATTGAATATCAGTGTGTTGACTAGAAATGGATATCGGATTTCTAAAATTGATAAAATGTCGGATGTGGAAATTCATGAAATCATTGCAGAGAGCATTATAAAAGGGAATTATGAAGATGAAATAAGTGCGCTAGTTATTAGTATGCTGGATTTGGATGAAGAAGCATTTAATGAAATATTGAGAACGCAAATTGTTAAAAAAGGACTTTTAGCTACCACTACAGAACTTATTTATCCATTTTTAAATCGGGTGGGAGTACTTTGGGGAATTAATAAAGTATTGCCAGCGCAAGAGCATTTTATTTCTAATTTAATTAAGAAAAAGATGTTTGCTTCTATAGATTTGCTTCCTTATCCTCACCAAGGGGCTCCTAATATACTGATGTTTTTAACAGAAGAGGAACACCATGAAATTGGACTTTTACTTGCGTATTATATAGCAAGAGAGATGGGCTGGAAAGTATATTATTTAGGTCAAAATGTACCTATTGAAAATATTAAGCAAGTTATTGAAGAAGTAAAACCAGAATTAATGTTGTCTATGTTTATAACACCAACGGAAGCATCTGTTTCCAGTAAAATAGATGCTATATTAAAACAAGGAGATGTTCCGCTTCTAGTTTCTGGAAATCCAATTGGTTTAGAGGGTGTTATGGAAAATAAAAGGGTGCAATACTTATCACATCCCGACGAACTAATCCAAATATTAAAAAATAAAAAACCCAAGTAAATTTACTTGGGTTTTTATTTATGGACGATAATTAATACTACATTATTAGTATATGGATATCGATTAATAGCAAGGCTAAAGTAGTTCTAATTTATTTAATAATTAGCTGTTTTAGACAAAGTATAACTTATACTCGTTGTAAGAAAATAGATTGTTTTTTTCTTCGATTAACTACAACTATACATTCAACTTTAGCAACTCTTCTATATAATCTCTAGTATTAGAAAGTCTAGGTATTTTGTGTTGCCCACCAAGTTTGTTGTTCTGCTTTAACCAATCGTAAAATAGTTTTTCTCTAGCAACGTGAACGGTTGGTTTGTTGAGTGTTAAGTTATTGTAACGTTTCGCTTCATAATCCGAATTTAAAGATTTTAAAGCATTGTCAAACAATTCGTTAAACATGTGAATGTCTTTAGGAGGTGTTTTAAATTCTATTAGCCATTCATGCGCACCTTTTTCTCTACCTTGCATAAAAACGGGAGCTGCTGTATAATCTATAATTTCAGCCCTAGTTTTTTTACAAACCGTTTTTAATGCGTCTTCGGCATTTTCAATAATTAGCTCTTCACCAAAAACATTAATATGATGTTTTGTTCGTCCGGAAACCTTTATTCTATATGGTTTGGTAGAAGTAAAACGAACGGTATCCCCAATTTTATAGCGCCATAATCCAGCATTAGTAGTAATAAGAATCGCGTAGTTTTTTCCAATTTCAACTTCGGCAAGCGGAATGATTTTTTCACTAGTACTTCCATAAGTATCCATAGGAATGAATTCGTAAAAAATACCGTAATCTAACATTAATAGCAGCTCACTAGAATTGTTTTGATCTTGGATTGCAAAAAATCCTTCCGAAGCATTATAGATTTCATAATACTTAAAATTGCTTTTAGGTAAAATATTTTTGTATTGCTCTTGGTAAGGTGTGAAACTTACACCACCATGAAAATAAACTTCTAGGTTTGGCCAAACTTCATGTAAGTTATTTTTGCCTGTAGTTTCTAAAACATTGTTTAATAAAACTAACATCCAAGAAGGTACACCAGCAAGACTGGTTACGTTTTCGTTAATGGTTTCGTCTACAATGGCTTGCATTTTATGTTCCCAATCACTCATGAGCGAAACTTTGTTGCTTGGCGTGCTACTAAATTCTGCCCAGAAAGGCATGTTATCAATCAAAATTGCGCTTAAATCACCAAAAGCAGTTCCGTTTTCTTTATAAAGTTCTTTGCTGCCACCAAGACGTAAACTTTTTCCTGTAAAGAGTTGTGAGTCTTCATTGTTATTTAAATACATACAAAGTAAATCTTTACTTGCTGCATAGTGACAGTCTTCTAAAGAGTCGGTGCTCACCGGAATAAATTTACTTTTTGCATTTGTGGTTCCGCTAGACTTGGCAAACCATTTAATTGGTGTTGGCCAAAAAATATTGTTTTCTCCATTTCTAGAACGCTCAATACTTGGTTGAAAGTCTTCGTAAGTAGAAACAGGAACACGTTCTGCGAATTGTCTGTAATTTTTTATAGAAGCAAAATCGTATTGCTTACCAATTTCGGTATCTTTTGCTGTATCTATAAGATCTAATAGTAATTCGGTCTGTACTTCGTTGGGGTATTTTAAAAACAATTCGATTTGATGAAATCGTTTTTTTAAAAACCAGGAAGCAATAGAATTGACTATAGGAATTGCCATATTTATATTATCTTTAAGAAGTTTAAAAATAAGACTTTTTTTTATGTTCTACCAAGGTGTTTTAACAAAAATGATAACCGAATTTACGCAGCCTATTCAATATTATTTAGTATTTGAAAGTGATTTCTTGAATATGAACCAGTTGTTGGGCAAAACGTTACATATAAAGTTTGTGAAATACCAATGTTTACACTGTGGTTTAAATAAGGAGATTTACAGACAAGGATTTTGTAAGAGCTGTTTTTTTGA is drawn from Lacinutrix sp. WUR7 and contains these coding sequences:
- a CDS encoding MerR family transcriptional regulator yields the protein MSKYTMAQIVTLTGIKAHTLRKWETRYSFLDPERTDTNIRYYSDSQLKKLLNISVLTRNGYRISKIDKMSDVEIHEIIAESIIKGNYEDEISALVISMLDLDEEAFNEILRTQIVKKGLLATTTELIYPFLNRVGVLWGINKVLPAQEHFISNLIKKKMFASIDLLPYPHQGAPNILMFLTEEEHHEIGLLLAYYIAREMGWKVYYLGQNVPIENIKQVIEEVKPELMLSMFITPTEASVSSKIDAILKQGDVPLLVSGNPIGLEGVMENKRVQYLSHPDELIQILKNKKPK
- a CDS encoding GH3 auxin-responsive promoter family protein yields the protein MAIPIVNSIASWFLKKRFHQIELFLKYPNEVQTELLLDLIDTAKDTEIGKQYDFASIKNYRQFAERVPVSTYEDFQPSIERSRNGENNIFWPTPIKWFAKSSGTTNAKSKFIPVSTDSLEDCHYAASKDLLCMYLNNNEDSQLFTGKSLRLGGSKELYKENGTAFGDLSAILIDNMPFWAEFSSTPSNKVSLMSDWEHKMQAIVDETINENVTSLAGVPSWMLVLLNNVLETTGKNNLHEVWPNLEVYFHGGVSFTPYQEQYKNILPKSNFKYYEIYNASEGFFAIQDQNNSSELLLMLDYGIFYEFIPMDTYGSTSEKIIPLAEVEIGKNYAILITTNAGLWRYKIGDTVRFTSTKPYRIKVSGRTKHHINVFGEELIIENAEDALKTVCKKTRAEIIDYTAAPVFMQGREKGAHEWLIEFKTPPKDIHMFNELFDNALKSLNSDYEAKRYNNLTLNKPTVHVAREKLFYDWLKQNNKLGGQHKIPRLSNTRDYIEELLKLNV